GAGCTGAAGGGTTGAAGGTGTTTTTAACAATGATAGGAATCTCTTTATGGCAGACCGGATAAATTGTTGGCGGATATACCACCTTGGCACCGAAGTTACACAACTCCATTGCTTCCACATAGCTCAGTTCGCTAATGGGATATGCGGCACTGATTACTTTTGGATCTGCTGTCATAAAACCATCCACATCCGTCCAGATTTCCAGAACGGAGGCGTCTAGAGCAGCCGCAATAATTGAAGCGGTATAGTCTGATCCCCCTCTGCCCAGATTGGTTACGTCACCGCTTACCTTATCCGAAGCAATAAAGCCACCGACTACAGATACCGGATGAATTGCATTAAATGTCTCTTTAATCAATGCATTTGTTAGCTCCTTGTCAAGGGTGTGCTTGTTGTGCTTAAACTCAGTTTTGATAAACTTCCGCGAATCGTACCATTTGGCACCGTCAATCAGCTCGGCCACTATTATGGATGACAATCGCTCGCCATAACTCACAATGGTATCGGCTGTTTTTGCTGAAAGGTCCTTAATCAAACTGATTCCCTGGAAAATATCCTTCAGTTCATCAAGAAGGGCACGTACCTGCCTTTGAAGAGCTACCTGACGTTCACCGCTCGGAATTACCTCTTTCACCATATTGACGTGACGCATCACAATTTCACGAAACTCCTTTTCGTACGACGGATCGCCTGCTGCGGCAATTTTCGAGGTATTAATCAATTGGTCGGTTATGCCTCCCAATGCTGATACTACCACAATGACGGGTACTTCTGACGACTCTACTATCTTCTTAACATTTAAAATGCTGTTCACGGAACCTACGGATGTTCCGCCGAATTTCATTACCTTCATGTTTATAATTTTAGGAACTCTCCACCTCACAAGGCAGGAGTTGATTGAATTTACTTATATAATAAGATTTGATTTTTGAAAATGCTTGCTGATTGCAAGCGTGATTCACGTAGAAACACAATAACTATCCCTTACCCCCAGGGGGTCATGGTACACATGGACGTGGTATGCGGATAGTAATTTACCATATCTGTATTTCTTCGTTAATTAGATGAGTTTCGCAAAAATACAAATTATTATTATCTATCTATCACTTTTTGAGAAAAATTTGTGATAAAAAGCAATATAATCTTCATTTTAGCCATCTTTTATCAAAAACAAGAATGTTTACCGACTGAAAATCAACAAATACTTTTCTATCATTTTGTTATATTTTTTAGAGAATATAACTATATTTGCGTCAAAAATATGGCAATTTTGAAAGGATGAAGCAAGAGAACACTTCCGTATTGATAATTTACACCGGTGGAACAATCGGCATGATTAAGAATGCCGAGACAGGGGCTTTGGAAAACTTTAATTTCGAACAACTGCAGAAACATGTTCCCGAACTTAAAAAGCTGGATTTCAATCTGGATTCCTGCCAGTTTGATCCCCCACGCGACTCTTCGGACATGGAACCGGAAGCATGGGCTGACCTGGTGCGGATTATCTATGAAAATTATGAAAAATACGACGGATTTGTAATTCTTCATGGCACCGACACCATGGCTTATAGCGCTTCCGCCCTCAGCTTTATGCTCGAGAATCTGAGCAAACCGGTTATCTTCACAGGTTCGCAACTACCCATCGGGATGCTTCGTACTGATGGAAAGGAAAACCTGATGACCAGCATTGAGATAGCTGCTGCCAAATACAGAGGCAAACCGCTGGTTCCGGAAGTATGCATCTTCTTTGAGAACCATTTGATGAGAGGAAACCGGACTTCTAAAATCAATGCAGAGAACTTCAATGCATTTAAGTCATACAACTATCCGCCACTAGCTGAAGCTGGTATACATATAAAATATGAACCGTCGCTGATACACCGATACACTAATGGCAAGCCGCTTACACCCCACCTGGTTCTAGACACCAATGTGGTGATTCTGAAACTATTTCCCGGTATTCAGGAAAGCACAGTGGAGGCAATGCTCTCTCTACCTGGACTGAAAGCAGTGGTACTAGAGACATATGGATCGGGTAATGCTCCAAGAAAACCTTGGTTTATCAAACAACTCATAGAAGCTACAAAGCGAGGCATAGTGATTGTTAATGTAACGCAATGTAGCGCTGGAAGTGTGGAAATGGATCGTTACGAAACAGGATTGCAACTATTACAGGCAGGAATCCTGAGCGGATATGACAGTACCACGGAATCGACCGTAACCAAACTGATGTTCCTGCTGGGACACGGATTGCCCCCTGAAGAGGTACGAAAAATGATGAAGATATCCATCGCCGGAGAAATTACCGTTAAATAATCTGTTTCTGAAAATTATTCGGTATTTTTGCAATTAATTGTAGCAGATAGAATTAATGGCAAAAGATAAAACCGTATATGTATGCTCCAACTGCGGGCAGGATTCACCGAAATGGGTAGGCAAATGCCCTTCCTGCGGTGAATGGAACACCTATGTGGAAGAAATTGTCCGCAAGGAGGTTACAAACAAACGTCCGGTATCAGGAATTGAGACCCCAAAAGCCAGGCCAGTATCTTTATGCGACATAACCACCTCCGAGGAGCCCCGCATAGACATGAAAGATGAGGAGCTGAACCGGGTATTGGGAGGCGGACTGGTGCCGGGCTCGCTGGTGCTTATTGGCGGTGAACCGGGAATTGGGAAATCAACCCTGGTGTTGCAGACGATACTTCGGATGAAAAACCGACGCATCCTCTATGTTTCGGGGGAAGAGAGCGCCCGACAGTTGAAACTCCGGGCCGACCGCATTCAGCAACACACCGCCGATTGCCTTATTGTCTGCGAAACATCCCTGGAACAGATTTATACTCATATAAAGAACACACAGCCCGAGCTGGTGATTATCGACTCTATCCAGACTATTTCAACCGAAAGTATTGAATCGTCACCCGGGAGCATTGCCCAGGTTAGGGAGTGCTCGGCTTCAATCCTGAAATTTGCCAAAGAGACTGGCACACCGGTAATACTGATTGGGCACATCAACAAGGAGGGTAGTATAGCCGGTCCTAAAGTACTGGAACACATTGTGGATACGGTACTGCAATTCGAAGGAGACCAGCATTACATGTACCGTATTCTGCGTTCTATCAAAAACCGCTTTGGAAGCACATCCGAACTGGGTATTTACGAAATGCGGCAGAATGGGTTACGCCAGGTGAGCAATCCGTCGGAACTACTTCTCTCGCAAGACCATGAAGGGATGAGCGGAATTGCCATTGCCTCAGCCATTGAAGGGGTGCGCCCTTTCCTGATAGAGACACAAGCACTTGTAAGCTCTGCTGCATACGGCATGCCGCAACGGTCGGCTACCGGATTTGATATCCGACGGATGAACATGCTGCTGGCAGTGCTCGAAAAAAGGGTAGGATTCAAACTGGCACAGAAAGATGTCTTTCTGAATATAGCTGGAGGACTGAAAGTTAACGACCCGGCAATCGATCTATCGGTAATCAGCGCCATTCTTTCTTCGAATATGGATACGGAGATTGAGCCAATGGTATGCCTGGCTGGTGAAGTGGGTCTTTCGGGAGAGATTCGTCCGGTGAACCGTATAGAACAACGTATTGGCGAAGCGGAAAAGCTGGGATTCAAACAGATGATTCTCCCCAGACACAACATGCAAGGACTGGACAAAAGCAAAATCAACATTGAATTGGTACCGGTCAGAAAGGTAGAAGAGGCTTTCCGTTGCCTGTTTGGATAATTAAAGAAATAAAGATGATACAAGAGATACAACTAAGGATATTACCCGAAATTGCTGCCAACGAGCAGCGACTAAAAGAATACATAGCTAAAGAGAAGGGAATTTCCCTGAAACAACTGAATGCTGTACGGATATTGAAACGCAGCATCGACGCACGGCAGCGGACGGTTTTCATCAACCTGAAAGTGCGCACCTATGTGAACGAGATGCCCGCCGATGACGAGTTTAACCACACCGAATATCAGAATGTGGAGAATGCTCCGCAGGTAATTGTGGTGGGAGCCGGCCCTGGAGGACTATTTGCGGCACTTAAGCTGATTGAGCTAGGCATAAAACCAATCGTGGTAGAACGTGGAAAGAACGTGCGTGACAGGAAAAAGGATATCGCCCTGATTTCTCGTGAACATATTGTTGATCCGGAATCAAACTACAGTTTCGGGGAGGGAGGTGCCGGTGCCTATTCGGACGGAAAGCTTTATACCCGAAGCAAGAAGCGGGGCAATACAGAGAAGATACTTAATGTATTCTGCCAGCATGGAGCAAGCACTTCGATTTTGGTTGATGCCCATCCTCACATTGGTACGGATAAACTTCCCAAAGTGATTGAAAACATG
The Bacteroides sedimenti genome window above contains:
- the radA gene encoding DNA repair protein RadA, translated to MAKDKTVYVCSNCGQDSPKWVGKCPSCGEWNTYVEEIVRKEVTNKRPVSGIETPKARPVSLCDITTSEEPRIDMKDEELNRVLGGGLVPGSLVLIGGEPGIGKSTLVLQTILRMKNRRILYVSGEESARQLKLRADRIQQHTADCLIVCETSLEQIYTHIKNTQPELVIIDSIQTISTESIESSPGSIAQVRECSASILKFAKETGTPVILIGHINKEGSIAGPKVLEHIVDTVLQFEGDQHYMYRILRSIKNRFGSTSELGIYEMRQNGLRQVSNPSELLLSQDHEGMSGIAIASAIEGVRPFLIETQALVSSAAYGMPQRSATGFDIRRMNMLLAVLEKRVGFKLAQKDVFLNIAGGLKVNDPAIDLSVISAILSSNMDTEIEPMVCLAGEVGLSGEIRPVNRIEQRIGEAEKLGFKQMILPRHNMQGLDKSKINIELVPVRKVEEAFRCLFG
- a CDS encoding asparaginase, with the translated sequence MKQENTSVLIIYTGGTIGMIKNAETGALENFNFEQLQKHVPELKKLDFNLDSCQFDPPRDSSDMEPEAWADLVRIIYENYEKYDGFVILHGTDTMAYSASALSFMLENLSKPVIFTGSQLPIGMLRTDGKENLMTSIEIAAAKYRGKPLVPEVCIFFENHLMRGNRTSKINAENFNAFKSYNYPPLAEAGIHIKYEPSLIHRYTNGKPLTPHLVLDTNVVILKLFPGIQESTVEAMLSLPGLKAVVLETYGSGNAPRKPWFIKQLIEATKRGIVIVNVTQCSAGSVEMDRYETGLQLLQAGILSGYDSTTESTVTKLMFLLGHGLPPEEVRKMMKISIAGEITVK